From a single Lentisphaera profundi genomic region:
- a CDS encoding glycoside hydrolase → MRRITFIIKDKSIGIGWLSLSSKIKLYFSSLFFLMSFTTFSQENDVLYIEAQWDKPQQTLEHFGSSTGMYGAYIIEQLKSEQDRNLLASLLFSKKIKSGQAQGIGLSCFRVELGAGSATQANGGGIVKPWRQTHSFMNKEGKYSSKYALGTDWWIKAAHRYEVDKLIAYSNSAPFFMNKNGLTYKSEESMSTNLPKDKYVTYAKYLATIARYYQRQGKGFDYISPFNEPQWPWSFSKGKAKQEGSPWTNQEIFEVTKEIDKAFNTTQVNAKIVTPEAAHIKYLYKETKGFAAASSNQIEAFWGKKSPYSLNSMTSVEPLVAGHTYFVDEQKSLISTRKALRKKMAEVAPQLRFWQSEYSLLEKAYLEGRESHKSMSAMDCALFLAKVIHHDLTIAQATSWQFWSSFHPELHGSLPRFNLVTAKIEEGTLETEPTKLLWALGHFSRWIRPGMKRYLVKGIDDEASENKDLMVSVYGDKETQEKVWVIINYGNEARDFVVSDHLSRQLKSYLTTSQVEKNMSYMGMKKANQKIEIPARSIMTLVMEN, encoded by the coding sequence ATGAGACGAATCACATTCATTATAAAAGATAAATCCATAGGTATTGGATGGTTGAGTTTATCATCAAAAATCAAATTATATTTTTCAAGCTTATTTTTTTTAATGAGTTTTACGACTTTTTCACAAGAAAATGATGTCTTATATATTGAGGCTCAGTGGGACAAACCACAACAAACACTTGAGCATTTCGGTAGTTCTACGGGCATGTATGGTGCTTATATAATTGAGCAACTCAAGAGTGAGCAAGATCGCAACTTACTTGCGAGCCTTTTATTTAGTAAAAAGATCAAATCTGGCCAAGCACAAGGTATAGGGCTCTCATGTTTTCGAGTAGAACTTGGAGCAGGAAGTGCTACACAGGCTAATGGCGGTGGGATAGTGAAGCCCTGGCGCCAAACACACTCATTCATGAATAAGGAAGGGAAATACAGCAGTAAATATGCCTTAGGAACAGATTGGTGGATTAAAGCGGCCCATCGCTATGAAGTGGATAAACTTATCGCTTACTCAAATTCGGCTCCATTTTTTATGAATAAAAATGGACTGACATATAAATCGGAAGAAAGTATGTCGACTAATTTACCCAAAGATAAATATGTAACTTACGCTAAATATCTCGCCACGATTGCTCGTTATTATCAGCGTCAGGGTAAAGGCTTTGATTATATTTCTCCTTTTAATGAACCTCAATGGCCGTGGAGCTTTTCCAAGGGCAAAGCCAAACAAGAAGGAAGTCCCTGGACTAATCAAGAGATTTTTGAAGTGACTAAAGAGATAGATAAAGCTTTTAACACAACACAAGTAAATGCCAAAATAGTGACTCCAGAGGCCGCTCATATAAAGTACCTCTATAAAGAGACTAAAGGCTTTGCGGCGGCATCTTCTAATCAAATTGAAGCTTTTTGGGGTAAAAAAAGTCCCTATTCATTGAACTCAATGACATCAGTTGAACCACTTGTCGCCGGTCATACTTACTTTGTCGATGAGCAAAAGAGTTTGATCTCGACTCGCAAGGCACTCAGAAAAAAAATGGCCGAAGTTGCACCCCAGCTTCGTTTCTGGCAGAGTGAGTACAGCTTACTCGAGAAAGCTTATTTAGAAGGACGAGAAAGTCATAAAAGTATGAGTGCCATGGATTGTGCTTTGTTTTTGGCAAAAGTCATCCATCATGATCTCACAATAGCTCAAGCCACATCATGGCAATTTTGGTCGAGTTTCCACCCTGAGCTACATGGTAGCTTACCCCGATTTAATTTAGTGACGGCAAAAATAGAGGAAGGTACGTTAGAAACAGAACCGACAAAACTCTTATGGGCACTAGGTCATTTTAGTCGATGGATTCGTCCCGGCATGAAACGCTATTTAGTTAAAGGCATTGATGACGAAGCGTCTGAGAATAAGGATTTAATGGTTTCGGTATATGGAGATAAGGAGACTCAAGAGAAAGTTTGGGTCATTATTAACTATGGTAATGAGGCGAGAGATTTTGTGGTTAGTGATCACTTATCACGACAATTAAAGTCTTATTTGACGACGAGCCAAGTGGAGAAAAATATGAGCTATATGGGGATGAAAAAAGCCAATCAAAAAATTGAAATCCCCGCTCGTTCAATCATGACTTTAGTTATGGAAAATTAG
- a CDS encoding type II secretion system protein, with amino-acid sequence MKKFTLIELLVVIAIIGILASMVLPALGKARKTSQVALSLSNMRQLQTASFMYTLDNDAYYSPATNGNITWGDNISDYLGIELSDTEKAEANPTDRGGFKIFHCPLDDMERTGDRGARTYQVNSYNEGGHAIIFQREAGDAPSLQVDALSDPSQTIILNEMAKEAIYVGNPGQAYMAGNAGLNWVTDTIANGADPNHHDNGFRNPVILGDGHGEIKYMPTTKANGNYLWLSKIAP; translated from the coding sequence ATGAAAAAATTTACTTTAATTGAACTACTTGTTGTTATCGCCATTATAGGAATTCTAGCTTCAATGGTTCTACCGGCATTAGGAAAAGCCCGTAAAACATCACAAGTAGCCCTTAGCTTAAGTAACATGAGACAACTCCAAACGGCAAGCTTTATGTATACACTGGATAATGATGCTTATTACTCCCCCGCTACGAATGGAAATATAACCTGGGGTGATAACATTTCTGATTATCTCGGAATAGAATTAAGTGATACAGAAAAAGCGGAAGCTAATCCAACGGACAGAGGAGGTTTTAAGATTTTTCACTGTCCCTTAGATGATATGGAGAGGACTGGAGATAGAGGAGCACGCACTTATCAAGTAAACTCTTATAACGAGGGTGGACATGCTATTATTTTTCAGAGAGAAGCAGGAGACGCTCCATCGCTTCAAGTAGACGCGTTATCAGATCCATCGCAAACAATAATTCTTAACGAAATGGCGAAAGAGGCCATATATGTTGGCAATCCGGGCCAAGCTTATATGGCAGGGAATGCAGGATTAAATTGGGTGACAGATACTATCGCTAACGGTGCTGATCCTAATCATCATGATAATGGTTTTCGTAATCCGGTGATCTTAGGTGATGGTCATGGAGAGATTAAATATATGCCAACGACTAAGGCGAATGGCAATTATTTATGGTTATCAAAAATAGCTCCTTAA
- a CDS encoding serine/threonine protein kinase produces the protein MSIQTDSEDLSSDMLGQMRSLLDLAKQDHVDDLTTIAPIFCTLSELTEHYGEFELIAKGGMKCIGKVLDLRSNRYIAMARLHEDAPTDLYDSFIREARLTALLEHPNIISIFDMGVDGEVPYFTMELQRGETLRTFMEQSPKPSLTQRLEVFQKICDAIAYAHEQGVVHLDLKPSNIQVGTFGEVVVCDWGLGKVVNGQEVGGEIGPLLLNPDLLNHLTLTGNIKGTPGFMSPEQINKKSEINQFSDIYSLGCVLYFILTDANSIEAESVEQVIDKTVNEGVLSPLRKFPKKNIPASLDAVVLKSTALKVEDRYSSVLELSAEIKKYLEGYSTQAEEADFFRELKLFYRRNKNVCLSALTSLFIIIIFTIYFIDSLQDSRRKAEEARELSEKNRQEAIQEKDRANRILSLYQGEKEWSSDFIDENFHLIKREVYKYTDRLIYDDSRNGFKMALSYLNRLIEEQSSFNWAYNQRAYVHFLMQNFMSAKVDYAMNNRADNNFIELANKYAFQSEPGKPLRTYDLNSLLDDLSGFGKKYEAQMLIMLRYDSYIRSSLSKHSEVVRRFISLYNPQWDSSQMEYFVEDRKLILSGAYLNILALETKHFSLLGKRKENSFMSLIKTLNPRVLDLSSTGIGNLSQLDELQIEELDIRNTPVKNLVLLKNKYVKTLIVGKGQFTDKQLSHLRVGLTVVVQ, from the coding sequence CAGATGCGGTCATTGCTTGATCTGGCTAAGCAAGATCATGTCGATGATCTCACTACAATTGCCCCCATTTTCTGCACTTTGTCAGAACTTACAGAACACTATGGTGAATTTGAATTAATAGCCAAGGGTGGAATGAAATGTATTGGCAAAGTTTTGGACCTACGCAGTAATCGTTATATAGCGATGGCTCGCCTACATGAAGATGCTCCTACGGATCTTTACGACTCCTTTATTCGTGAAGCCCGTTTAACGGCCTTATTAGAGCATCCTAATATTATTAGTATTTTCGATATGGGAGTCGATGGCGAAGTACCATACTTTACAATGGAACTCCAAAGAGGAGAAACTTTACGGACCTTCATGGAGCAATCTCCGAAGCCCAGCCTAACTCAGCGTTTAGAAGTTTTTCAAAAAATATGCGATGCTATTGCCTACGCTCATGAGCAAGGCGTCGTCCACTTAGATCTGAAACCCAGCAATATACAGGTAGGAACATTTGGTGAGGTTGTAGTCTGTGACTGGGGTTTAGGCAAAGTGGTGAACGGCCAAGAAGTAGGGGGCGAAATAGGACCTTTATTACTGAATCCGGATTTATTGAATCATTTGACTCTTACAGGAAATATAAAGGGGACACCTGGCTTTATGTCTCCTGAGCAAATTAACAAAAAAAGTGAAATTAATCAATTCTCAGACATTTATTCCTTAGGCTGTGTTCTTTATTTTATTTTAACTGATGCCAATTCTATTGAAGCCGAATCTGTAGAGCAAGTTATTGATAAAACGGTGAATGAAGGCGTACTTTCACCACTGAGAAAATTTCCGAAAAAAAATATCCCAGCAAGTTTAGATGCCGTTGTTCTCAAATCCACGGCACTTAAAGTGGAAGATCGTTATAGTTCGGTATTGGAATTGAGTGCCGAAATCAAAAAGTACTTGGAAGGTTATTCGACTCAAGCAGAAGAAGCCGATTTTTTTCGTGAGCTTAAATTATTTTATAGAAGGAATAAAAACGTTTGCTTAAGCGCACTCACATCATTATTTATTATTATTATTTTCACTATTTATTTCATTGATAGCTTACAGGATAGTCGTCGCAAGGCGGAAGAAGCCCGTGAGTTAAGCGAAAAAAATAGGCAAGAAGCGATACAAGAAAAAGATCGAGCCAATCGAATTCTCAGTCTTTATCAAGGAGAAAAAGAGTGGAGTAGTGACTTCATAGATGAAAACTTTCACTTGATTAAGCGAGAAGTTTATAAGTATACCGATCGTCTTATTTATGATGATTCACGGAATGGCTTTAAGATGGCACTGAGTTATCTCAATCGTCTTATTGAAGAGCAGTCATCCTTTAATTGGGCCTATAACCAACGTGCCTATGTTCATTTCCTCATGCAAAATTTCATGTCTGCTAAGGTCGATTACGCAATGAATAATCGGGCAGATAATAATTTTATAGAACTCGCAAATAAGTACGCCTTTCAATCGGAACCGGGAAAACCATTACGAACCTACGATTTAAATAGTTTATTAGATGATTTATCAGGTTTTGGTAAAAAGTATGAGGCCCAAATGCTGATTATGTTGCGTTATGATTCTTATATTCGCTCATCTTTAAGTAAACATAGTGAAGTGGTCAGGCGTTTTATTTCACTCTATAATCCCCAGTGGGATTCAAGTCAGATGGAGTATTTTGTTGAAGATCGTAAACTGATTCTTAGTGGTGCATATTTAAATATTTTAGCTTTAGAAACTAAGCATTTTTCACTTCTTGGAAAAAGAAAAGAGAATAGCTTTATGTCCCTCATTAAAACACTCAACCCTCGTGTTTTAGATCTGAGTTCCACTGGCATAGGAAACCTTTCACAACTTGATGAACTTCAGATCGAAGAATTAGATATCCGCAATACCCCAGTCAAAAATTTGGTACTGCTCAAAAATAAGTATGTAAAGACTCTGATAGTTGGGAAGGGTCAATTTACTGATAAGCAATTATCCCATTTAAGAGTAGGGCTTACTGTTGTCGTCCAATAA
- a CDS encoding prolyl oligopeptidase family serine peptidase, producing MKHIYNCLNKVFILALLSCISLGSFADDAIIEARVFKSEIGSLPYRIVKPDNYDPEKQYPLIVALHGAWGRGTDNKSRAIDAFTFLSDPAIRKKYPAFIITPQCPSKKQWANTPWGKGTYSIDKVEISEPIALVLEIIESVREEFAIDGNRIYATGQSMGGYGTWDIIMRRPHLFAAAIPVCGAGDLSQAQNLAHLPIWCFHGDKDTVVPFSASRQMDKKMKALGNENWIYTEFPGVGHGSSKPAWNTAELIPWLFSQTKATGKSLN from the coding sequence ATGAAACATATATATAACTGCCTTAATAAGGTTTTTATCTTAGCGCTATTATCTTGCATCTCATTAGGCAGCTTTGCGGACGACGCAATAATTGAAGCTCGTGTATTTAAAAGTGAAATAGGATCGCTTCCTTACAGGATAGTGAAACCAGATAATTATGATCCTGAAAAACAGTACCCACTCATTGTGGCACTTCACGGTGCCTGGGGTCGAGGTACAGACAATAAAAGTCGTGCCATTGATGCCTTTACATTTTTATCGGATCCCGCTATCCGTAAAAAGTATCCAGCTTTTATTATTACACCTCAGTGTCCTTCCAAGAAACAATGGGCAAACACTCCATGGGGCAAAGGTACTTACTCTATTGATAAAGTAGAAATCTCTGAGCCTATTGCTTTAGTACTAGAAATTATTGAATCTGTACGAGAAGAATTTGCGATTGACGGAAATCGAATTTACGCAACGGGACAATCTATGGGAGGGTATGGCACTTGGGATATCATTATGCGACGTCCGCATTTATTTGCTGCGGCTATTCCCGTTTGTGGCGCTGGTGATTTGAGTCAAGCACAAAACCTTGCTCACCTACCTATTTGGTGTTTTCATGGTGATAAAGATACCGTAGTTCCTTTTTCGGCATCTAGGCAAATGGATAAAAAAATGAAAGCGCTTGGGAATGAAAATTGGATTTACACCGAATTCCCAGGAGTGGGTCATGGTTCATCAAAACCAGCATGGAATACAGCAGAATTAATTCCTTGGCTTTTTAGCCAAACTAAAGCTACAGGTAAAAGCCTAAACTAG
- a CDS encoding DUF1549 domain-containing protein: MKKKLKTQGHLKNRAKRAQNKKNSRSISIPLIIFTLLLGGAAYFIWKNLPNELNAVPKNYVQKVNQSKVDKTQQSDLSPKSKKLFSQKIDIKSAVSEIDKLVGNKLSSMALKRNAEIDDLTFVRRVYLDIAGRIPSIKERKDFQSDTSENKRSELIDTLLASESYFSHNFNYWADILRVINNMPKHKHGGNYIAYIKDSIRSNKPYDQFVYEMIAAEGHAYKDGNGATGYYLRDEGMPLDNISNTMKIFLGTDITCAQCHDHPYEDWTQVDFYKLAAFTSGTEVNTPRQMYSIPKFKELRDYRIENDHNLKLKAAMVTGMYTFKTGVFKSGSGVIELPHDYKYDDYKAFEKIYAEVPFATSLLDNKYKDKQHLLGPKDDLERRKDFAKWLSSSDNPMFTKTIVNRLWLRIMGAPLIASATDLKQNEMGINPGLSQKLIDLMKEVDFDLREFSRVLYRTRTYQSALTMKVLAGDETYAFQGPVFRRLSAEQLWDSLSSLILENPDIYLNQKTVHTENQIYKILKEKSYEELIEYFNKIAKSGEKLYDKVASDEAILHGKNKEQKGHTHLVRLRASENPSPVRPDHFLRQFGASARTQVEGALTEPTIPQALNLLNSQKVEEQIIKPMKDYLTQDIQSCRTPEEAMKVIFLAILCREASKEEIDKLRPYFSEMSRKPIDDLMWVLLNSNEFKFYN; encoded by the coding sequence ATGAAAAAAAAGCTTAAGACTCAAGGGCACTTAAAAAATCGTGCCAAGAGAGCTCAAAATAAAAAGAACTCTCGTTCTATTTCGATTCCACTTATAATTTTCACTCTGCTCTTGGGAGGAGCCGCTTATTTTATATGGAAAAATTTACCTAATGAACTTAATGCGGTTCCAAAGAACTATGTTCAAAAAGTTAATCAGTCCAAAGTAGATAAAACTCAACAAAGTGATCTGTCCCCTAAAAGTAAAAAACTATTTTCGCAAAAGATAGATATAAAATCCGCTGTAAGTGAAATAGATAAGCTTGTGGGAAACAAGCTTTCATCAATGGCACTTAAAAGAAACGCAGAAATAGATGATTTAACGTTTGTACGCAGAGTTTATCTAGATATAGCAGGGCGTATTCCTTCGATAAAAGAGCGTAAAGATTTTCAATCTGATACCTCAGAGAATAAGCGATCAGAATTGATAGATACGCTGCTTGCGAGCGAGTCTTATTTCAGTCATAATTTTAATTATTGGGCCGATATTCTTCGAGTGATTAACAATATGCCGAAGCACAAGCATGGAGGCAATTATATAGCTTATATCAAAGACTCTATTCGTAGTAATAAGCCCTATGATCAGTTTGTGTATGAAATGATTGCTGCCGAAGGACATGCTTATAAAGATGGCAATGGAGCTACGGGTTACTATCTGCGAGATGAAGGCATGCCTTTAGATAATATCTCTAATACCATGAAAATATTTTTAGGTACAGATATTACTTGTGCTCAATGTCATGATCACCCCTATGAAGATTGGACTCAGGTAGACTTTTATAAGTTAGCCGCATTTACTTCTGGAACAGAAGTGAATACGCCACGTCAGATGTACTCCATACCAAAATTCAAAGAATTACGAGATTACAGAATTGAAAATGATCATAATTTAAAATTGAAAGCGGCGATGGTTACAGGAATGTATACTTTTAAAACAGGTGTTTTTAAGAGCGGTTCCGGCGTCATTGAGTTACCACATGATTATAAATATGACGATTACAAAGCCTTTGAAAAAATCTATGCAGAAGTTCCCTTCGCGACGTCATTATTAGATAATAAGTATAAAGATAAGCAACATCTCCTTGGGCCAAAAGATGATTTGGAACGAAGAAAGGATTTTGCCAAATGGTTGAGCTCTAGCGATAATCCGATGTTTACCAAAACGATTGTCAATCGACTTTGGCTTCGTATTATGGGGGCTCCGCTCATTGCTTCAGCTACAGATCTTAAGCAAAATGAAATGGGTATTAACCCAGGATTAAGTCAAAAACTTATTGATTTAATGAAAGAAGTTGACTTTGATTTAAGAGAATTTTCAAGAGTTCTATATAGGACTCGAACTTATCAAAGTGCACTTACAATGAAGGTCCTAGCAGGGGATGAAACATACGCATTTCAAGGTCCTGTATTTAGACGATTAAGTGCGGAGCAACTTTGGGATTCATTGAGTTCCCTAATTTTAGAAAATCCAGATATTTATCTCAATCAAAAAACAGTTCATACTGAGAATCAAATTTATAAGATTCTTAAAGAGAAAAGTTATGAAGAATTAATTGAATATTTTAATAAGATTGCAAAATCAGGCGAGAAATTATATGATAAAGTTGCGAGTGACGAAGCAATATTACATGGTAAGAATAAAGAACAGAAAGGGCACACTCACTTAGTACGTTTACGCGCATCAGAAAACCCTTCGCCAGTGCGACCGGATCATTTCTTAAGGCAGTTTGGAGCATCAGCTCGTACGCAAGTAGAAGGGGCATTGACGGAACCAACTATTCCACAGGCACTTAATCTACTCAATAGTCAAAAAGTAGAAGAGCAAATCATTAAGCCAATGAAGGATTATTTAACTCAAGACATACAAAGTTGTCGAACTCCAGAAGAAGCCATGAAGGTCATTTTTCTAGCCATACTTTGTCGAGAAGCAAGTAAAGAGGAAATAGACAAGCTTCGTCCTTACTTTAGTGAGATGTCAAGAAAGCCCATAGATGATTTGATGTGGGTACTACTTAATAGTAATGAATTCAAATTTTATAATTAG
- a CDS encoding DUF1501 domain-containing protein produces the protein MNFDRRDFFRYSTGALCGFSPLANSLQAQPRQLKQNAKMVIYVNVSGGLSQLDSFGIKADNKEISGQSKAIKSSADGIRISHFFPRMAKQMHHVALINSMHTNQGAHAEGDYYTHTSYVPRSSIIHPELGAWVSRFKGDSRMTLPAFVKISATASSGAGFFEGKYGALPIAKASSGLQYSSRHRHVDKKQFDQRLQMLSLLNKTYSKKRSHKMVETYSAAYDNAVRLMGSKDLDVFDINNEKKKYLDAYGNNDFGQGCLLARRLAESGVKFIEVKSNAWDHHNGIYEDFPKQAAELDQGLAALIHDLSQRGMLNSTLVVLSTEFGRTPDLSPGKGRGHYPKAYTCLLAGGGISGGQAYGKVSADGRDIEENKVSVPDFNATIAYAAGLDVKKVITSPEGRPFTVAHKGKPLYQLF, from the coding sequence TTGAACTTTGACCGTAGAGATTTTTTTCGTTATTCAACTGGAGCACTTTGTGGTTTTAGCCCTTTGGCCAATAGCCTACAAGCCCAGCCTAGGCAATTAAAGCAAAACGCCAAAATGGTAATTTATGTAAATGTGAGCGGAGGGCTGAGTCAATTAGATAGCTTTGGAATCAAAGCAGATAACAAAGAAATTAGTGGCCAAAGTAAAGCGATAAAAAGCTCGGCGGATGGAATTCGAATTAGTCATTTTTTTCCACGTATGGCGAAACAAATGCACCATGTAGCACTGATAAATTCAATGCATACGAATCAGGGAGCACATGCAGAAGGAGATTATTATACTCATACGAGTTACGTTCCTAGAAGTTCCATTATTCACCCTGAATTAGGTGCATGGGTTTCGCGATTTAAGGGTGATAGTAGAATGACTTTACCTGCCTTTGTAAAAATAAGTGCTACAGCAAGTTCGGGTGCAGGTTTTTTTGAGGGTAAATATGGAGCTTTGCCTATAGCTAAGGCCTCCAGTGGCTTACAGTACTCAAGCCGTCATCGACATGTAGATAAAAAACAGTTTGATCAACGCTTGCAAATGCTCTCCCTTTTAAATAAAACTTACAGTAAGAAACGTTCCCATAAAATGGTTGAAACTTATTCCGCTGCTTATGATAATGCGGTCCGTTTGATGGGAAGTAAAGATTTAGATGTTTTCGATATAAACAATGAAAAGAAAAAATACCTAGATGCTTATGGGAATAACGATTTTGGACAGGGCTGTTTATTGGCGAGGCGTTTAGCTGAGTCTGGAGTGAAGTTTATTGAGGTCAAATCCAATGCTTGGGATCATCACAATGGTATTTACGAAGATTTTCCTAAACAGGCCGCTGAATTGGATCAGGGATTGGCGGCACTTATTCATGATTTATCTCAGCGTGGTATGCTTAACTCAACTCTAGTCGTCTTATCGACAGAGTTTGGAAGAACGCCAGATTTGAGTCCAGGTAAAGGGAGAGGTCATTACCCCAAGGCTTACACTTGTCTTTTAGCAGGCGGGGGGATCAGTGGTGGACAAGCTTATGGAAAAGTGAGTGCAGATGGTAGAGATATAGAAGAAAATAAAGTATCGGTACCCGATTTTAATGCGACGATTGCCTACGCAGCAGGTTTAGATGTCAAGAAAGTTATAACATCTCCCGAAGGACGTCCATTTACTGTCGCTCATAAAGGCAAACCCTTGTATCAATTATTTTAA